One genomic segment of Phycisphaerales bacterium AB-hyl4 includes these proteins:
- a CDS encoding esterase-like activity of phytase family protein produces MRLTRSWLMLLCLLALTIASADVRADASADADADANSDAGAGEAVQLETVHRFQFTDEASSATELSGITWVEGDRYLAVSDKHDRIYPLRITLDMASGAIEDIEVGPSVTLLRDDGRPLGRTDLEGVAYDRRTNTVLTADELGPTLREHQPDTGTLLRELTPSSHPDLRVFARIRTNLAWESLTLTPDGRHVWTANEESLRNDGPRSTPDAGTLVRLQRLTRDLEPVGQWAYRTDPLPGRITFPPRFARREAAGVSELLALDDGRLLALERHFGGTDAGLAHFRIRIYEIDFTDATDTTDIDRFFDLADDEINTVAKRLVWETISYAPIDNLEGMTLGPELDTGDRAVLLIGDNNGGHTHALYALRLLRP; encoded by the coding sequence ATGCGTTTGACGCGATCATGGTTGATGCTGTTGTGCCTGCTCGCGTTGACGATCGCCTCGGCGGATGTGCGGGCAGACGCTAGCGCCGATGCAGACGCAGACGCAAATTCAGACGCCGGCGCGGGCGAGGCGGTGCAGTTGGAGACGGTGCACCGTTTTCAGTTCACCGATGAAGCCTCCAGCGCCACCGAGCTGAGCGGCATCACCTGGGTCGAAGGCGACCGCTATTTGGCTGTGTCGGACAAGCATGATCGCATCTACCCGCTGCGCATCACGCTCGACATGGCCAGCGGCGCGATCGAGGACATCGAGGTTGGCCCGAGTGTCACGCTGCTTCGCGACGACGGCCGACCGCTCGGCCGAACCGACCTCGAAGGCGTCGCCTATGACCGTCGTACGAACACCGTGCTCACCGCCGACGAGCTGGGCCCGACCCTTCGCGAGCATCAGCCGGACACGGGCACGCTGCTTCGCGAGCTTACGCCGAGCAGTCATCCCGACCTGCGCGTGTTCGCTCGCATCCGGACCAACCTCGCGTGGGAATCGTTGACGCTCACGCCCGACGGCCGACACGTCTGGACCGCCAACGAAGAGTCGCTGCGCAACGACGGCCCGCGCTCCACGCCCGACGCTGGCACGCTCGTCCGCCTTCAACGCCTCACCCGCGACCTCGAACCCGTCGGCCAGTGGGCCTACCGCACCGACCCGCTGCCCGGCCGCATCACCTTCCCGCCACGTTTCGCCCGCCGCGAGGCCGCCGGCGTGTCGGAGCTGCTCGCCCTCGACGACGGCCGACTGCTCGCGCTCGAGCGACACTTCGGCGGTACGGACGCGGGGCTGGCCCACTTCCGCATCCGCATCTACGAAATCGACTTCACCGACGCGACCGACACCACCGACATCGATCGCTTCTTCGACCTCGCGGACGACGAAATCAACACCGTCGCCAAACGCCTCGTCTGGGAAACCATCTCCTACGCCCCGATCGACAACCTCGAAGGCATGACGCTCGGCCCCGAGCTGGACACCGGCGACCGCGCGGTGCTGCTCATCGGCGACAACAACGGCGGCCACACCCACGCCCTCTACGCCCTGCGGCTGCTCCGACCGTGA
- a CDS encoding acetolactate synthase gives MSQAPVSQETTRGFEPPRNTQFSVFLNNRVGQLLDLVRIFDGQAATLAGLSVVDSADHAVVRILTSRAELARRLLLRRGMAFSEAEVLAVELDHDKSLAHLCQSLLAAEVNIYYAYPLIVQPRGYPVIAVYTDDLLLSAQLLRRKLFTLLAENDLGDNRSHGPSGNPGPSGNPGNPPNNPHPPSDRHSFQ, from the coding sequence ATGTCCCAGGCGCCGGTCAGTCAGGAAACCACCCGCGGCTTCGAGCCGCCGCGAAACACGCAGTTCAGCGTCTTCCTCAACAATCGTGTGGGGCAGTTGCTTGATCTTGTCCGCATTTTCGACGGCCAGGCCGCCACGCTTGCCGGCTTGAGTGTCGTTGACTCGGCCGACCATGCCGTGGTGCGAATCCTGACTTCCCGCGCGGAACTGGCCCGCCGACTGCTGCTGCGGCGCGGCATGGCGTTCAGCGAGGCCGAGGTGCTCGCCGTCGAGTTGGATCACGACAAGTCGCTCGCTCATCTGTGTCAGAGCCTGCTCGCTGCCGAGGTGAACATCTACTACGCCTACCCGCTGATCGTTCAGCCGCGCGGCTATCCGGTGATCGCGGTCTATACCGACGACCTGCTGCTGTCCGCCCAACTGCTCCGCCGTAAGCTCTTCACCCTGCTGGCCGAGAATGACCTGGGTGACAACCGCTCCCACGGCCCGTCTGGAAACCCCGGTCCTTCCGGAAATCCCGGCAATCCCCCCAACAACCCCCACCCCCCCAGCGACCGCCACTCGTTTCAGTGA
- a CDS encoding YdiY family protein has product MRRFAKVCCLFVAVALGSDAVVADELELTSGEVLKGRLIDITSNHVIFEHEVLGQFVVPTGRVRKLTTDEDGVLPLVRLGGDDPDAAAADGEPVEIDLDGEGFFANWEGSISLGFSGTDGDTRTNSVNSQFRARRETDEHRWLINAGYFYGRDGSASTQNEFRSELTKDWLLPESPMFLFAQGNYDFDHFRGWRHRFGAYAGLGYEVIKEDDLELVARIGAGSTYEVRGGRKFTPEALLGASLLRWNITENQRLTGSLTIFPNLEDLGEYRITSGLEWQVLVSEVDGLSVKLGIENQYESDPLPGSRHNNLKYYGAVVFEF; this is encoded by the coding sequence ATGCGAAGGTTTGCGAAGGTCTGCTGTCTGTTCGTGGCTGTTGCGCTCGGAAGCGACGCGGTGGTGGCAGATGAGTTGGAGCTGACATCAGGCGAAGTGCTCAAGGGTCGGCTGATCGACATCACGTCGAACCATGTGATTTTCGAACATGAGGTGCTTGGGCAGTTTGTCGTGCCCACCGGCCGAGTGCGCAAGCTGACGACGGACGAGGACGGCGTGCTGCCTCTGGTTCGACTGGGCGGGGACGACCCCGACGCGGCCGCGGCCGATGGCGAGCCGGTCGAAATCGACCTCGATGGCGAAGGCTTTTTCGCCAACTGGGAAGGCTCGATCTCGCTGGGCTTTTCCGGCACGGACGGCGACACGCGAACCAACAGCGTCAACAGCCAGTTTCGCGCCCGCAGGGAGACCGACGAGCACCGCTGGCTGATCAACGCCGGCTATTTCTACGGCCGAGACGGCAGCGCGAGCACGCAGAACGAGTTCCGCAGCGAGCTGACCAAAGACTGGCTGCTGCCGGAGTCGCCGATGTTCCTGTTTGCCCAGGGCAACTACGATTTCGACCACTTCCGCGGTTGGCGGCACCGCTTCGGCGCGTACGCTGGTCTGGGTTATGAAGTGATCAAGGAAGACGACCTTGAACTGGTCGCCCGCATCGGTGCCGGTTCGACGTACGAAGTGCGCGGCGGACGCAAGTTCACGCCCGAGGCGCTGCTGGGCGCGTCGCTGCTGCGGTGGAACATCACCGAAAACCAGCGGCTCACCGGCTCGCTGACGATCTTCCCCAACCTCGAAGACCTGGGCGAATATCGCATCACCTCCGGACTGGAGTGGCAGGTTCTGGTCAGCGAAGTCGACGGCCTGAGCGTGAAGCTCGGCATAGAAAACCAGTACGAATCCGACCCGCTGCCAGGCTCGCGGCATAACAATTTGAAGTATTACGGAGCCGTGGTGTTCGAGTTTTGA